The proteins below come from a single Leptolyngbya sp. FACHB-261 genomic window:
- a CDS encoding sensor histidine kinase KdpD, giving the protein MLYKMPLSRFAKTVSSVLARVQQAGNSAEYQAWRCRFMLNRLHWFVWITIIACLTFLILGLCITSVLNASSNPSKAVSQEEILIDLMTYIAIELSLLLCLILLKSPWASRYPELLFLCCSWPITLLPQIQATLQGKADPVLIAWTIVFLAQATLIPVNWQLHVVSQVATIGYYFCVNPLLGLSNPEVENPVLNNIIIFVFYFWICLICDLGVYLYERLQRSEFESKRQLQVFLHGVSHDLRNPVTGTLMVLNNLLQKPDATIAIPRSILERMVQGSDRQLQLINSLLEAHASDVQGIVLHTEPIRLSELVSSSVADLEPILEQNQATLKNLVPEDLPLMAADSTQLWRVVSNLITNAIKHNPPGLTITLSATAGAKMIRCSIEDNGVGMSKEQCERLFELYFRSSPMRDSLGLGLGLYLCRQIIHAHSGEIGVISSLGAGTKFWFTIPIESYVATNRGLGTPLHPADP; this is encoded by the coding sequence ATGCTTTACAAGATGCCGTTAAGTCGATTTGCTAAAACGGTAAGCTCGGTTTTGGCAAGAGTGCAGCAAGCTGGTAACTCAGCCGAATATCAGGCATGGCGGTGTCGCTTCATGTTGAATCGACTGCATTGGTTTGTATGGATTACCATTATTGCCTGCCTAACCTTTCTTATCTTAGGTTTGTGTATTACATCCGTTCTCAATGCTTCAAGCAATCCGAGCAAAGCAGTAAGCCAGGAAGAGATTTTAATCGATCTCATGACTTACATTGCTATCGAGCTGAGCCTGCTGTTGTGCTTAATTTTGCTGAAATCGCCTTGGGCATCTCGTTACCCGGAACTGCTTTTCTTATGCTGTTCGTGGCCAATCACCCTGCTTCCACAAATTCAAGCCACACTGCAAGGAAAGGCCGATCCTGTACTTATCGCTTGGACGATTGTATTTCTGGCACAAGCGACGTTAATTCCTGTAAATTGGCAGCTTCACGTAGTCTCGCAAGTGGCAACGATAGGCTACTATTTTTGTGTCAATCCATTACTGGGTTTGAGTAATCCAGAGGTTGAAAATCCTGTTCTCAATAACATCATAATTTTTGTCTTTTATTTCTGGATTTGCTTGATCTGTGACCTCGGTGTGTATTTGTACGAACGCTTACAACGCAGTGAGTTTGAATCGAAACGGCAATTACAGGTGTTTTTACATGGCGTTTCTCACGATTTGCGTAACCCTGTGACAGGCACATTGATGGTGCTGAATAATCTACTGCAAAAGCCAGATGCAACGATTGCTATACCCCGCTCGATTTTAGAACGGATGGTGCAAGGGAGCGATCGCCAACTCCAACTGATTAACTCCTTACTCGAAGCTCATGCGAGTGATGTGCAAGGCATTGTCCTTCACACTGAACCCATTCGACTCAGTGAGTTGGTCAGTTCATCAGTGGCTGACTTAGAACCAATCCTGGAACAAAATCAAGCCACGCTGAAGAATTTAGTGCCTGAAGATTTACCGTTGATGGCTGCTGATTCAACTCAATTATGGCGCGTTGTTAGTAATCTAATTACAAATGCAATTAAACATAATCCGCCTGGGTTAACGATAACGCTGAGTGCTACAGCTGGAGCAAAAATGATTCGCTGTAGCATTGAGGATAACGGCGTAGGGATGTCGAAAGAACAATGTGAGCGCCTATTTGAACTGTACTTTCGTTCTTCCCCTATGCGAGACTCTTTAGGTTTAGGATTGGGATTGTACTTGTGCCGTCAAATTATCCATGCTCATAGTGGCGAAATTGGAGTCATTAGCTCTCTTGGTGCGGGGACAAAATTTTGGTTTACGATCCCAATTGAGAGTTATGTAGCTACGAATCGCGGGTTGGGTACTCCCCTACATCCAGCAGATCCTTAA
- a CDS encoding AraC family transcriptional regulator, with the protein MKIETASHEAAIDKCDELAALVARHTNGKGNGAHTTAIDSLSFVQECNAATARHGVTEPLLTIVVQGKKEVLINEEAYQYSVAQYLVVSVDLPMSGCAVEATPDKPYLGFKLKLDSAQLCEIIAQTNPSIDQKDSVSGWFISDADSTLIDCAIRLTKLLETPRDIPFLAPMVIREIYYRLLIGEQGEAVRQIATAGSNMQRIAEVIKRLKADFAKPLRVEELAGQANMSASSFHRHFKQVTSMSPLQYQKQLRLSAARQVMLSENLDATQAAYQVGYESTSQFSREYARMFGAPPIRDIERLRAA; encoded by the coding sequence ATGAAAATCGAGACAGCGAGCCACGAGGCAGCGATCGACAAGTGTGACGAACTGGCGGCATTAGTTGCTCGCCACACGAACGGCAAGGGTAACGGTGCCCATACAACTGCGATTGATTCTTTATCATTCGTGCAGGAATGTAATGCTGCTACAGCAAGGCACGGTGTCACCGAACCGCTGCTTACTATTGTGGTACAGGGCAAAAAAGAAGTGCTGATTAACGAAGAAGCTTATCAATACAGTGTTGCTCAGTATCTAGTTGTTTCAGTGGATTTGCCGATGAGTGGATGTGCGGTAGAGGCGACACCTGACAAACCCTATCTAGGTTTTAAGTTAAAGCTAGACTCTGCCCAACTCTGTGAAATTATCGCTCAAACGAATCCAAGTATCGATCAGAAAGATTCGGTCAGCGGCTGGTTTATTAGTGATGCTGATTCAACGTTGATTGATTGTGCAATCCGTCTGACAAAGCTGTTAGAGACACCGCGAGATATCCCGTTTCTTGCCCCGATGGTCATCCGCGAGATTTATTACCGCTTGCTCATCGGGGAACAAGGGGAAGCGGTTCGTCAGATTGCCACGGCTGGTAGCAATATGCAGCGCATTGCTGAAGTCATCAAACGACTTAAAGCAGATTTTGCCAAGCCGCTACGGGTTGAGGAACTAGCTGGGCAGGCGAATATGTCTGCTTCGTCGTTTCATCGCCACTTCAAGCAAGTGACCTCGATGAGTCCGTTGCAATATCAAAAACAATTGAGACTGTCAGCAGCGCGTCAGGTGATGCTGTCCGAGAATCTGGATGCGACCCAAGCGGCTTATCAGGTGGGCTATGAGAGTACTTCGCAGTTCAGCCGAGAATATGCCCGCATGTTTGGTGCGCCGCCCATCCGAGACATTGAACGTTTACGAGCTGCTTAA